Proteins from a genomic interval of Lolium perenne isolate Kyuss_39 chromosome 1, Kyuss_2.0, whole genome shotgun sequence:
- the LOC127349397 gene encoding uncharacterized protein isoform X2 — MDTVGAGVGSWDTELAWHLLTVLLRIGRPAAATELAATVASTASYVTPQLVERLCLAPRSPLRSSDGVVTVSETAAVAFLRFMGCDVPARPVAGLGASGADSAEQQQQQQLIVQTSSSVATGEPHNEVSTDFPKEQDKKIVKRKKKDAVPNEDKDQVAETAQKVAKKVDLAALPLDKKNVKNKEKHKKNEALPKEDKNQVAETAQKGHSEPNPLPSFKHFVVEEEVGSGYGIVYRARRKEDGRVFAIKCPRGKAHSHVDNERKMLERFGGKNFVIKFEGCFRSGDLDCFVLQHINHDRPENLKKEIDLFELQWYGYCLLKALSSLHKQGIVHRDVKPGNFLFSRDQTKGYLIDFNLANDLHQQLLRNSKLEVISRGKDITSQSSLKSALVIHDNEAAAGSKQPLGSKRKRSNKIPVCSDPRVDNKSMYGSQAADGSGVTSAKDATSTKASLDRLKQPLYKGQKELMNLNEVQSPNENTPAAPVSQRKRVAAPVGSVDQKLFLLTPMPLRSGGSAVAGSGVFNSKGHGKQRREGPCVGTKGFRAPEVLLRSSHQGCKVDVWSAGVTLLYLITGKTPFGGDPEQNMKEIVKLRGSQELWEVAKLHNCESSYPSELFEAKFLQSVDLRTWCVANARRPEFLKQLPDSLFDLVDKCLAVNPRCRITSEDALLHEFFTPCHESLKRQKSKALKIRGLAG, encoded by the exons ATGGATACCGTCGGCGCCGGCGTCGGATCGTGGGACACGGAGCTCGCGTGGCACCTCCTCACCGTGCTCCTCCGCATCggccgccccgccgccgccaccgagctCGCCGCCACCGTGGCGTCGACGGCGAGCTACGTGACGCCGCAGCTCGTCGAGCGGCTGTGCCTCGCCCCAAGGTCCCCGCTCCGCTCCTCCGACGGCGTGGTGACTGTTTCGGAGACGGCCGCCGTGGCGTTCCTGAGATTCATGGGATGCGATGTGCCGGCGCGGCCTGTGGCGGGATTGGGGGCCTCCGGTGCAG AttcggcagaacagcagcagcagcagcagctgatTGTGCAAACCTCTTCTTCAGTCGCTACTGGAGAG CCACATAATGAAGTGAGTACGGATTTTCCAAAGGAGCAGGATAAAAAGATTGTGAAGCGCAAGAAAAAGGATGCAGTACCCAACGAAGATAAAGATCAAGTTGCAGAAACTGCTCAAAAGGTGGCCAAAAAAGTTGACCTGGCAGCATTGCCATTAGATAAAAAGAATGTAAAGAATAAGGAGAAGCACAAGAAAAATGAAGCACTACCCAAAGAAGATAAGAATCAAGTTGCAGAAACTGCTCAAAAG GGTCATTCAGAGCCAAACCCACTGCCTAGCTTCAAACATTTTGTTGTAGAAGAGGAAGTAGGGTCAG GTTATGGTATTGTTTATAGGGCTCGAAGGAAAGAAGATGGACGTGTATTCGCCATAAAAT GCCCTCGTGGAAAAGCTCATTCACATGTTGACAATGAACGAAAGATGTTGGAACGATTTGG AGGCAAGAACTTTGTGATTAAATTTGAAGGCTGTTTTAGGAGTGGTGACCTGGATTGCTTTGTTCTACAACACATAAATCATGACAGACCGGAG AATCTGAAAAAAGAAATAGATTTGTTTGAGTTGCAGTGGTATGGGTATTGTCTGTTAAAAGCTCTTTCAAGCTTACATAAACAG GGAATAGTGCATAGAGATGTCAAACCTGGAAACTTCCTCTTCTCTCGTGACCAGACAAAGGGATATCTTATTGACTTCAACTTGGCAAAT GATCTTCACCAACAGTTATTGAGAAACA GTAAGTTGGAGGTAATTTCACGCGGGAAGGATATCACATCTCAATCTTCATTGAAGTCTGCTCTAGTGATTCATGACAATGAAGCAGCAGCTGGCTCAAAACAACCTCTTGGGTCCAAGAGGAAAAGATCAAATAAAATCCCTGTGTGCAGCGACCCTAGGGTTGATAATAAGAGTATGTATGGTAGCCAAGCTGCTGATGGATCTGGTGTAACCTCTGCCAAAGATGCTACAAGCACGAAAGCATCATTGGACAGGTTAAAGCAGCCCCTATACAAAGGGCAGAAAGAGCTAATGAACTTGAATGAGGTGCAAAGTCCAAACGAAAATACACCAGCAGCTCCAGTTTCCCAAAGGAAGAGGGTGGCTGCTCCTGTTGGTAGTGTGGATCAGAAGCTATTTCTACTCACACCAATGCCCCTGCGTTCTGGTGGTAGTGCTGTTGCCGGTTCTGGCGTGTTTAACAGCAAAG GACATGGCAAACAGCGAAGAGAAGGTCCATGTGTCGGAACTAAAGGATTCCGAGCTCCAGAG gttcttctaagATCTTCTCATCAGGGTTGTAAAGTCGATGTCTGGTCTGCTGGTGTGACACTCCTGTATTTGATAACTGGCAAAACACCTTTTGGCGGAGACCCGGAACA GAACATGAAGGAAATAGTGAAGCTCAGAGGCAGCCAAGAATTATGGGAAGTAGCGAAATTGCACAACTGTGAATCTTCATACCCATCG GAGTTATTCGAGGCCAAATTTCTACAGTCGGTGGATCTCAGGACATGGTGCGTTGCCAACGCCCGCAGGCCAGAGTTCCTCAAGCAGTTACCTGACTCGCTGTTCGATCTCGTGGACAAGTGCCTCGCAGTTAACCCGAGGTGCAGGATCACTTCGGAGGATGCTCTGTTGCACGAGTTCTTCACTCCATGCCATGAAAGCCTTAAGAGGCAGAAGAGTAAGGCTCTTAAGATTAGAGGGTTAGCTGGCTAA
- the LOC127349397 gene encoding uncharacterized protein isoform X1, translating into MDTVGAGVGSWDTELAWHLLTVLLRIGRPAAATELAATVASTASYVTPQLVERLCLAPRSPLRSSDGVVTVSETAAVAFLRFMGCDVPARPVAGLGASGADSAEQQQQQQLIVQTSSSVATGESPTHTKEEPVLHEMRETSCQPSLDKKVEPAALPLEVTSYDGVNNSNLNIIAENVEITDQNGNEQPHNEVSTDFPKEQDKKIVKRKKKDAVPNEDKDQVAETAQKVAKKVDLAALPLDKKNVKNKEKHKKNEALPKEDKNQVAETAQKGHSEPNPLPSFKHFVVEEEVGSGYGIVYRARRKEDGRVFAIKCPRGKAHSHVDNERKMLERFGGKNFVIKFEGCFRSGDLDCFVLQHINHDRPENLKKEIDLFELQWYGYCLLKALSSLHKQGIVHRDVKPGNFLFSRDQTKGYLIDFNLANDLHQQLLRNSKLEVISRGKDITSQSSLKSALVIHDNEAAAGSKQPLGSKRKRSNKIPVCSDPRVDNKSMYGSQAADGSGVTSAKDATSTKASLDRLKQPLYKGQKELMNLNEVQSPNENTPAAPVSQRKRVAAPVGSVDQKLFLLTPMPLRSGGSAVAGSGVFNSKGHGKQRREGPCVGTKGFRAPEVLLRSSHQGCKVDVWSAGVTLLYLITGKTPFGGDPEQNMKEIVKLRGSQELWEVAKLHNCESSYPSELFEAKFLQSVDLRTWCVANARRPEFLKQLPDSLFDLVDKCLAVNPRCRITSEDALLHEFFTPCHESLKRQKSKALKIRGLAG; encoded by the exons ATGGATACCGTCGGCGCCGGCGTCGGATCGTGGGACACGGAGCTCGCGTGGCACCTCCTCACCGTGCTCCTCCGCATCggccgccccgccgccgccaccgagctCGCCGCCACCGTGGCGTCGACGGCGAGCTACGTGACGCCGCAGCTCGTCGAGCGGCTGTGCCTCGCCCCAAGGTCCCCGCTCCGCTCCTCCGACGGCGTGGTGACTGTTTCGGAGACGGCCGCCGTGGCGTTCCTGAGATTCATGGGATGCGATGTGCCGGCGCGGCCTGTGGCGGGATTGGGGGCCTCCGGTGCAG AttcggcagaacagcagcagcagcagcagctgatTGTGCAAACCTCTTCTTCAGTCGCTACTGGAGAG TCTCCTACTCACACCAAAGAAGAACCTGTATTACATGAAATGAGAGAAACTTCATGTCAACCATCTCTGGACAAAAAAGTTGAGCCGGCAGCATTGCCATTAGAAGTGACGAGCTACGATGGTGTTAACAATAGCAACTTGAACATTATTGCTGAAAATGTGGAAATCACTGATCAGAATGGCAATGAGCAGCCACATAATGAAGTGAGTACGGATTTTCCAAAGGAGCAGGATAAAAAGATTGTGAAGCGCAAGAAAAAGGATGCAGTACCCAACGAAGATAAAGATCAAGTTGCAGAAACTGCTCAAAAGGTGGCCAAAAAAGTTGACCTGGCAGCATTGCCATTAGATAAAAAGAATGTAAAGAATAAGGAGAAGCACAAGAAAAATGAAGCACTACCCAAAGAAGATAAGAATCAAGTTGCAGAAACTGCTCAAAAG GGTCATTCAGAGCCAAACCCACTGCCTAGCTTCAAACATTTTGTTGTAGAAGAGGAAGTAGGGTCAG GTTATGGTATTGTTTATAGGGCTCGAAGGAAAGAAGATGGACGTGTATTCGCCATAAAAT GCCCTCGTGGAAAAGCTCATTCACATGTTGACAATGAACGAAAGATGTTGGAACGATTTGG AGGCAAGAACTTTGTGATTAAATTTGAAGGCTGTTTTAGGAGTGGTGACCTGGATTGCTTTGTTCTACAACACATAAATCATGACAGACCGGAG AATCTGAAAAAAGAAATAGATTTGTTTGAGTTGCAGTGGTATGGGTATTGTCTGTTAAAAGCTCTTTCAAGCTTACATAAACAG GGAATAGTGCATAGAGATGTCAAACCTGGAAACTTCCTCTTCTCTCGTGACCAGACAAAGGGATATCTTATTGACTTCAACTTGGCAAAT GATCTTCACCAACAGTTATTGAGAAACA GTAAGTTGGAGGTAATTTCACGCGGGAAGGATATCACATCTCAATCTTCATTGAAGTCTGCTCTAGTGATTCATGACAATGAAGCAGCAGCTGGCTCAAAACAACCTCTTGGGTCCAAGAGGAAAAGATCAAATAAAATCCCTGTGTGCAGCGACCCTAGGGTTGATAATAAGAGTATGTATGGTAGCCAAGCTGCTGATGGATCTGGTGTAACCTCTGCCAAAGATGCTACAAGCACGAAAGCATCATTGGACAGGTTAAAGCAGCCCCTATACAAAGGGCAGAAAGAGCTAATGAACTTGAATGAGGTGCAAAGTCCAAACGAAAATACACCAGCAGCTCCAGTTTCCCAAAGGAAGAGGGTGGCTGCTCCTGTTGGTAGTGTGGATCAGAAGCTATTTCTACTCACACCAATGCCCCTGCGTTCTGGTGGTAGTGCTGTTGCCGGTTCTGGCGTGTTTAACAGCAAAG GACATGGCAAACAGCGAAGAGAAGGTCCATGTGTCGGAACTAAAGGATTCCGAGCTCCAGAG gttcttctaagATCTTCTCATCAGGGTTGTAAAGTCGATGTCTGGTCTGCTGGTGTGACACTCCTGTATTTGATAACTGGCAAAACACCTTTTGGCGGAGACCCGGAACA GAACATGAAGGAAATAGTGAAGCTCAGAGGCAGCCAAGAATTATGGGAAGTAGCGAAATTGCACAACTGTGAATCTTCATACCCATCG GAGTTATTCGAGGCCAAATTTCTACAGTCGGTGGATCTCAGGACATGGTGCGTTGCCAACGCCCGCAGGCCAGAGTTCCTCAAGCAGTTACCTGACTCGCTGTTCGATCTCGTGGACAAGTGCCTCGCAGTTAACCCGAGGTGCAGGATCACTTCGGAGGATGCTCTGTTGCACGAGTTCTTCACTCCATGCCATGAAAGCCTTAAGAGGCAGAAGAGTAAGGCTCTTAAGATTAGAGGGTTAGCTGGCTAA